A window of Marinitoga hydrogenitolerans DSM 16785 contains these coding sequences:
- a CDS encoding glycosyltransferase family 4 protein: MNYIIILLLSIIITYLMIPIAKKLNVVDKPDEDLKIHRKVTPYLGGVAIYLSSIWFIGDIRFIVFGTLMLILGLLDDIMNVSPKFRLISEFVGIVLTLLPFYNSLGIMYSIILTILGVTLINAVNMIDGMDGICGGNTLFVILFLSIISKHFDYIYIVVGIIGFLIFNFHPAKIFLGDAGSYFLGYTIFYLTVIMTSNHGFGGFAISVIVSTLFYTDIFFSFLRRILNNRSPFSGDRDHIYDKIKRRYKLSVKKTAVITYVFSFLFGIIGIISWDYPYLGLTLAVIEFLFLGIYLKLYSYD, encoded by the coding sequence ATGAATTATATAATTATTTTATTACTATCAATAATAATCACGTATTTAATGATACCAATTGCAAAGAAATTAAATGTTGTTGATAAACCAGATGAAGATTTAAAGATACATAGAAAGGTTACACCTTATCTTGGCGGCGTTGCTATATATCTATCAAGTATTTGGTTTATTGGTGATATTAGATTTATTGTTTTTGGAACATTAATGTTGATACTTGGTTTATTGGACGATATAATGAATGTCTCTCCGAAATTTAGATTAATTAGTGAATTTGTAGGTATTGTATTAACACTATTGCCTTTTTATAATTCTCTTGGTATAATGTATTCTATAATACTAACAATTTTAGGAGTTACATTAATTAATGCAGTTAATATGATAGATGGAATGGATGGAATTTGTGGTGGGAATACGTTATTTGTAATATTGTTTTTAAGTATTATATCAAAACATTTTGATTATATATATATTGTTGTAGGAATAATAGGATTTTTAATTTTTAATTTTCACCCAGCGAAAATTTTTCTTGGAGATGCAGGATCGTATTTTTTAGGATATACAATATTTTATCTAACAGTTATAATGACATCAAACCATGGTTTTGGAGGTTTTGCAATATCTGTAATTGTCTCTACTTTGTTTTATACAGATATATTTTTTAGTTTCTTAAGAAGAATTTTAAACAATCGTTCACCTTTTTCAGGTGACAGAGATCATATTTATGATAAAATAAAAAGGAGATACAAATTATCCGTTAAAAAAACAGCTGTTATTACATATGTATTTTCATTTTTATTTGGTATAATAGGTATTATTAGTTGGGATTATCCGTATTTAGGATTGACTCTGGCTGTTATAGAATTTTTATTTTTAGGAATATATTTAAAGTTATATTCCTATGATTAA